Proteins from one Amycolatopsis benzoatilytica AK 16/65 genomic window:
- a CDS encoding helix-turn-helix domain-containing protein gives MADHRADPSALRFLIGHDLKVARERANLKQTEAAKVLGCSQAKINYLETGKTQQKPDEVTALLRAYGADVEHVDRMASLAARADQGTWWAPFSDVLPNWFKIFVGLEGLAAAEFSYESLLLPGQLQTPDYAAGLLVGNLRVPPMDAPQVVRARMARQRLTDDTNPLRFRAVIEQYVLDRVVGGPQVMREQLEHLLTLMQRDNVELHVMPVSVAVHDGLDGDFLLLDFDEAQSIGYIEYPTGAIYVQDQDQVGAYTLSADRLCAAALSLAESADAIAARIETLTTNPED, from the coding sequence GTGGCCGACCACCGCGCAGACCCGTCCGCATTGCGCTTCCTGATCGGGCACGACCTGAAGGTCGCCCGCGAGCGCGCCAACCTGAAGCAGACCGAAGCGGCCAAGGTGCTCGGGTGCAGCCAGGCAAAGATCAACTACCTGGAGACTGGAAAGACACAGCAGAAACCCGACGAGGTCACCGCGCTACTCCGGGCGTACGGCGCGGACGTGGAGCACGTCGACCGCATGGCGTCGCTGGCCGCGCGCGCCGATCAGGGCACCTGGTGGGCACCATTCAGCGACGTGCTGCCCAACTGGTTCAAGATCTTCGTCGGGCTCGAAGGGCTCGCCGCCGCCGAGTTCTCCTACGAATCGCTGTTGCTGCCCGGCCAACTCCAGACACCCGACTACGCCGCCGGACTGCTGGTGGGCAACCTCCGCGTCCCGCCGATGGACGCCCCGCAAGTCGTGCGCGCCCGCATGGCGCGACAGCGGCTCACCGACGACACCAACCCGCTGCGGTTCCGCGCCGTCATCGAGCAGTACGTCCTTGACCGCGTCGTCGGCGGCCCGCAGGTCATGCGGGAACAACTGGAACACCTGCTCACCCTGATGCAGCGCGACAACGTCGAACTGCACGTCATGCCGGTCAGCGTCGCCGTCCACGACGGGCTCGACGGAGACTTCCTGCTGCTGGACTTCGACGAAGCCCAAAGCATCGGTTACATCGAGTACCCCACCGGAGCCATCTACGTCCAGGACCAAGATCAAGTCGGGGCGTATACTTTGTCTGCGGACCGGTTGTGCGCCGCCGCGCTCTCCCTGGCCGAATCCGCCGACGCCATCGCCGCGCGCATCGAGACCTTGACAACCAACCCGGAGGACTGA
- a CDS encoding DUF397 domain-containing protein: MTPADRLAWRTSTRSSNGENCVEVAPTTDGVVIRHSKHPAAGTIIFPYNAWATFIRDASEGTPTSANGIATITKIGTDTLVRSLTTAVELRFDDGEWSAFLGGAADGEFDFAPQLAIA, encoded by the coding sequence ATGACCCCCGCCGACCGCCTCGCGTGGCGGACCTCCACCCGCAGCAGCAACGGCGAAAACTGCGTCGAGGTCGCCCCAACCACAGACGGCGTGGTCATCCGGCACAGCAAGCACCCCGCCGCAGGCACGATCATCTTCCCCTACAACGCCTGGGCGACCTTCATCCGCGACGCCTCTGAAGGCACCCCCACCAGCGCAAACGGGATCGCCACCATTACCAAGATCGGCACCGACACCCTTGTCCGGTCGCTCACCACCGCTGTCGAGCTTCGCTTCGACGACGGTGAGTGGTCGGCCTTCCTCGGCGGAGCCGCCGACGGCGAGTTTGACTTCGCTCCGCAACTCGCCATCGCCTGA
- a CDS encoding IS110 family transposase — MSSSFGVFLGLDVGKEAHHAVGLDPDGKRLHDGPLPNTEAKLKALFDKLAAHGPLLVVVDQPATIGALPVAVARAAGHQVAYLPGLAMRRIADLYPGRAKTDARDAFIIADAARSLPHTLRPVDVGDEALAELEVLVGFDDDLAGEGTRLSNRIRGLLAGIHPALERAIGPKVSHPAVREILSRCGGPAGIAQAGRRKLTAIAKVHAPRMGERLVEAIMTALGEQTVTVPGTAAADTVLPRLADNLKTVLQQRKQVAEQVEGILDAHPLAGVLTSMPGIGVRTAARILLEVGDASNFASSGHLAAYAGIAPVTRSSGTSIKGEHPARTGNRQLKRAFFLAAFAALSDPVSRAYYDRKRAEGKKHNAALICLARRRCDVLYAMLRNGAHYRHPGPVPTAAAA, encoded by the coding sequence ATGAGCAGCAGCTTCGGGGTGTTTCTCGGCCTGGATGTCGGCAAGGAAGCCCACCACGCAGTCGGACTCGACCCGGACGGCAAGCGGCTGCATGACGGGCCGCTGCCCAACACCGAAGCCAAGCTGAAGGCGCTGTTCGACAAGCTCGCCGCCCACGGGCCACTGCTGGTGGTGGTCGACCAGCCCGCCACGATCGGGGCGCTGCCGGTCGCGGTCGCCCGCGCAGCCGGGCATCAGGTCGCCTATCTGCCTGGCCTGGCGATGCGCCGCATCGCCGACCTCTACCCCGGCCGGGCGAAGACCGATGCCCGGGACGCGTTCATCATCGCCGACGCTGCCCGCTCGCTGCCCCACACCCTGCGCCCGGTCGACGTCGGGGACGAGGCCTTGGCCGAGCTGGAGGTGCTGGTCGGGTTCGACGACGACCTGGCCGGCGAAGGCACCCGCCTCAGCAACCGCATCCGCGGCCTGCTCGCCGGCATCCACCCGGCTCTCGAACGCGCCATCGGCCCCAAGGTCAGCCACCCGGCGGTGCGGGAGATCCTGTCGCGCTGCGGCGGCCCGGCCGGGATCGCCCAGGCCGGTCGCCGCAAACTGACCGCGATCGCGAAGGTCCACGCGCCGCGCATGGGCGAGCGGCTGGTCGAGGCGATCATGACCGCCCTGGGCGAGCAGACCGTCACCGTCCCGGGCACCGCCGCCGCCGACACCGTGCTGCCCAGACTGGCGGACAACTTGAAAACCGTTCTCCAGCAACGCAAGCAGGTCGCCGAGCAGGTCGAGGGGATACTTGATGCGCACCCTCTTGCCGGGGTCCTGACATCGATGCCCGGCATCGGCGTCAGGACCGCAGCCCGCATCCTGCTCGAGGTCGGCGACGCCTCCAACTTCGCCAGCTCCGGGCATCTGGCGGCCTACGCCGGCATCGCCCCGGTCACCCGCAGTTCCGGCACCAGCATCAAGGGCGAGCATCCGGCCCGGACCGGGAACCGTCAGCTCAAACGGGCGTTCTTCCTCGCCGCGTTCGCTGCCCTGTCGGACCCGGTCAGCAGGGCCTACTACGACCGCAAACGGGCCGAGGGCAAGAAACACAACGCCGCGCTGATCTGCCTGGCCCGCCGCCGCTGCGACGTGCTCTACGCGATGCTCCGAAACGGCGCCCACTACCGTCACCCGGGGCCAGTTCCCACGGCAGCTGCGGCTTGA
- a CDS encoding IS110 family transposase encodes MTMLAEQVDGVIGVDTHRDTLAAAVVTPIGAVLAHTDVTADARGYRKLLEFARQHIPGARCWALEGAGSYGAGLAAFLDTEGERVVEVCRPKRPAQRGGCKTDGLDAVRAAREALASEQLIHPRRRGEREALRVLLTTRHSAVLAATAAINHLKALIVSAPEDLRAELRGQSSSAQITYCAELNDQPGSSLEHRMTIRAMRSAARRILALRAEAKDLEIELATLAQQIAPDLIDMAGVGPISAAQILISWSHPGRFRSEAAFAAFAGAAPIPASSGMTHRHRLNRGGDRQLNRALHTITLIRMRVDPSTRSYIAKRGAEGKTSRDAQRCIKRALARTIFKLLERTTPGNPAYDAQINLGAA; translated from the coding sequence ATGACCATGCTCGCAGAACAGGTCGACGGCGTCATCGGGGTGGACACCCACCGCGACACCCTCGCCGCAGCCGTCGTCACCCCGATCGGCGCCGTGCTCGCCCACACCGACGTCACCGCCGATGCCCGCGGCTACCGGAAACTACTCGAGTTCGCCCGCCAGCACATTCCCGGCGCTAGGTGCTGGGCGTTGGAAGGCGCCGGCAGCTACGGCGCCGGCCTGGCCGCGTTCCTGGATACCGAAGGCGAACGTGTTGTCGAGGTCTGCCGGCCGAAACGACCGGCTCAGCGCGGCGGCTGCAAGACCGACGGTCTCGATGCCGTGCGCGCTGCACGCGAAGCACTGGCCAGCGAACAGCTGATCCATCCTCGCCGCCGCGGAGAACGCGAAGCCCTGCGCGTCCTGCTGACCACTCGTCACAGCGCCGTCCTGGCCGCCACCGCCGCGATCAACCACCTCAAGGCCCTGATCGTTTCCGCGCCCGAAGACCTGCGTGCCGAGTTGCGAGGCCAGTCCAGCTCGGCTCAGATCACCTACTGCGCCGAGCTGAACGATCAGCCCGGCAGCTCGCTCGAGCACCGCATGACGATCCGGGCGATGCGCTCAGCCGCCCGGCGCATCCTGGCACTGCGGGCGGAGGCGAAGGACTTGGAGATCGAACTGGCCACCCTGGCCCAGCAGATCGCTCCCGACCTGATCGACATGGCCGGCGTCGGCCCGATCAGCGCCGCCCAGATCCTCATCAGCTGGTCCCACCCCGGCCGATTCCGTTCCGAAGCCGCGTTCGCCGCCTTCGCAGGCGCCGCGCCGATCCCGGCCTCGTCCGGGATGACTCACCGGCATCGCCTCAACCGCGGTGGCGACCGCCAGCTCAACCGAGCCCTCCACACGATCACCCTGATCCGTATGCGCGTCGACCCCTCAACCAGGTCCTACATCGCCAAACGGGGCGCTGAGGGCAAGACATCACGCGACGCGCAGCGGTGCATCAAACGCGCCCTCGCCCGCACGATCTTCAAGCTGCTCGAGCGCACCACACCTGGCAACCCTGCCTACGACGCTCAAATCAACCTCGGCGCGGCTTGA